One Prolixibacteraceae bacterium DNA segment encodes these proteins:
- the eno gene encoding phosphopyruvate hydratase, whose translation MKVEDIFAQEVLDSRGNPTVEAWVTLDNGIHASAIVPSGASTGEREACELRDEDPKRYLGKGVLKAVENVNTVIADALVGKDIASQEEVDKLMIDLDGTPNKSKLGANAILSVSLAFAKALSHSYDQHLFEYFAFGEEFILPVPCMNVINGGVHADNNVDFQEFMIAPHHADSFEEAIRMGIETFHHLKKVLKSKGYNTAVGDEGGFAPNLKSNEEAVEVIIEAIKDAGYTPGEDISICIDPASSEMWKDGKYHFFKSDGSYKTSEEMVDLWESWVDKYPIVLLEDGMAENDWDGWKLITDRIGEKVELVGDDIFCTNPKILKEGIDKGIANSILIKVNQIGTLTETFETIKLAYENGYNCFISHRSGETEDTTIADLTIAVGAGHLKTGSGCRSERIAKFNQLLRIERYLGEAAKFAGLSTFKNR comes from the coding sequence ATGAAGGTAGAAGATATTTTTGCACAGGAGGTTTTAGATAGTCGTGGTAATCCTACCGTTGAAGCTTGGGTTACTTTGGATAATGGAATACACGCAAGTGCCATTGTTCCTTCTGGAGCTTCTACAGGAGAGAGAGAAGCTTGTGAGTTGAGAGATGAAGATCCTAAACGATATTTAGGAAAAGGGGTTCTAAAGGCCGTTGAAAATGTAAATACTGTGATAGCGGATGCCCTTGTTGGAAAGGATATTGCTAGTCAGGAAGAGGTAGATAAGTTAATGATCGATTTGGATGGTACTCCAAATAAATCAAAATTGGGTGCCAATGCAATACTATCAGTATCGTTGGCTTTTGCTAAGGCACTATCTCATAGTTATGATCAACATCTGTTTGAGTATTTCGCTTTTGGGGAAGAGTTTATTCTTCCAGTGCCTTGTATGAATGTGATAAATGGTGGTGTTCATGCGGATAACAATGTAGACTTTCAGGAGTTTATGATTGCACCTCATCATGCGGATAGCTTTGAAGAGGCTATTCGAATGGGGATTGAGACTTTCCATCATTTAAAGAAGGTGTTAAAATCGAAAGGATATAATACAGCCGTTGGAGATGAAGGAGGTTTCGCTCCGAATCTAAAATCCAATGAAGAGGCTGTGGAGGTGATTATCGAAGCAATAAAAGATGCTGGTTATACTCCAGGAGAGGACATCTCAATCTGTATTGATCCTGCTTCTAGTGAGATGTGGAAAGATGGAAAGTATCACTTTTTTAAGTCGGATGGATCTTACAAAACATCTGAAGAGATGGTGGACCTTTGGGAGTCATGGGTAGATAAATATCCTATTGTTCTTCTAGAGGATGGAATGGCTGAAAACGATTGGGATGGCTGGAAGCTAATAACAGACCGAATTGGAGAGAAAGTGGAACTCGTGGGAGACGATATTTTCTGTACCAATCCTAAGATATTGAAAGAGGGAATTGATAAAGGCATTGCGAACTCTATTTTGATTAAGGTAAATCAAATTGGAACGCTTACTGAAACCTTTGAGACCATTAAGTTGGCTTACGAAAATGGTTATAATTGTTTTATCTCTCATCGTTCTGGAGAGACTGAAGATACCACTATTGCTGACTTGACTATAGCTGTTGGAGCTGGTCACTTAAAGACAGGTTCAGGATGTCGTAGTGAAAGAATTGCAAAATTTAATCAATTGTTACGTATTGAACGCTATTTAGGAGAAGCAGCAAAATTTGCAGGGCTTTCTACTTTTAAGAATCGATAA
- a CDS encoding lactoylglutathione lyase family protein: MSDKNKVYPKTFSHIGITVPNIEKAVKFYTEVMGFYVLMEPTLVVEETETAIGKMCIDVFNGGWGTFKIAHLSTGDRIGIELFEFKESKDRKPEFDPFRSGLFHFCIQDPDVEGLVQKVVEAGGKQRMPIREYYPGEKPYRMCYVEDPFGTVFEIYSHSYELHYSAGAYK, translated from the coding sequence ATGAGCGATAAAAATAAAGTATATCCAAAGACGTTTTCTCACATTGGGATTACAGTTCCAAATATTGAGAAGGCCGTGAAGTTTTATACAGAGGTGATGGGTTTCTATGTTTTGATGGAGCCTACCTTAGTTGTTGAAGAGACAGAGACTGCAATAGGAAAGATGTGTATTGACGTGTTTAACGGTGGTTGGGGGACCTTTAAGATTGCACATCTGTCTACAGGGGATCGTATTGGTATCGAGCTTTTTGAATTTAAGGAAAGCAAAGATCGTAAACCAGAATTTGATCCTTTTAGAAGTGGCCTATTTCATTTCTGCATACAAGATCCTGATGTGGAGGGATTGGTTCAGAAAGTGGTGGAAGCGGGAGGAAAACAAAGAATGCCTATAAGGGAATATTACCCTGGTGAGAAGCCTTACCGTATGTGTTATGTGGAAGATCCTTTTGGAACAGTGTTTGAGATATATTCACACTCTTATGAACTACACTATTCCGCTGGAGCTTATAAGTAG
- a CDS encoding FUSC family protein: MLLVFKDDTKNIYESMSSKKWGDLYPNIQNINSIPVIFGLTQKIILLVVSLYVGNALALDKVTKISIFYTILFYIFASDPIAPLRFRLKYFSYLFLSFLSLSITRTYIPNTAFFNSTLIFIIIIISIGISKSFTFKNRFHYAVIIGFTFLSRFEIIDHTPSLIFGTSIGYVLYIFTTTLFFIFSWGSNHLKKIPSTDVGYQCSNPKYKECLSIKDICSNTKHLWNRLSIFRFWIALTISFIVMEFYDIYYACWIPITVVVLFNPAPEIHKYLPKTIHRFVGTIIGVILFNFAHHLPYSHMMVDLLMAVSFIMIILYLSSDYFIAIIFMTIIVIGSITLRQPNQVEMIEYERILYTFYAIGITYTVNLCVYIILRIRNKVWQSNHRKEN, from the coding sequence ATGTTATTAGTATTTAAAGACGATACAAAAAACATATACGAAAGTATGAGCAGTAAAAAATGGGGAGACCTCTATCCGAACATTCAAAATATCAATTCTATTCCTGTCATCTTTGGATTGACACAAAAGATTATATTATTGGTTGTTTCTTTGTATGTAGGAAATGCTCTTGCATTAGATAAAGTCACTAAAATATCGATCTTTTACACCATCCTATTTTATATATTTGCTTCCGACCCAATTGCACCACTTCGTTTCCGGCTAAAATATTTTAGTTATCTCTTTCTATCGTTTCTATCATTATCCATTACTCGTACCTATATACCAAATACAGCCTTTTTTAACTCGACCCTTATCTTTATCATTATTATCATATCAATCGGAATATCCAAATCATTCACTTTTAAAAATCGATTTCATTATGCAGTCATCATAGGTTTCACCTTTTTAAGCAGATTTGAGATCATCGACCACACTCCATCTCTAATTTTCGGGACTTCCATTGGATATGTCCTATATATCTTTACCACCACTCTCTTTTTCATCTTTTCATGGGGTAGCAATCATCTAAAGAAGATACCCTCAACAGATGTTGGATACCAATGCAGCAACCCTAAATACAAAGAGTGTCTATCCATCAAAGACATCTGTTCAAATACCAAACATTTATGGAATCGACTATCAATATTTAGATTCTGGATCGCTCTTACCATCTCTTTTATTGTTATGGAGTTTTACGATATCTACTATGCATGTTGGATACCGATCACTGTTGTCGTACTCTTTAATCCAGCACCAGAGATACATAAATATCTACCTAAAACCATTCATCGTTTTGTAGGAACGATAATAGGTGTTATTCTTTTCAATTTTGCGCATCACCTCCCCTATTCTCACATGATGGTAGATCTACTCATGGCTGTAAGTTTTATCATGATCATCCTATATTTAAGTAGCGACTATTTTATTGCAATCATTTTCATGACCATTATTGTCATTGGGAGCATTACTTTAAGACAACCAAATCAAGTAGAGATGATAGAATACGAAAGAATATTATACACGTTCTATGCAATCGGGATCACCTACACCGTCAACCTCTGTGTCTATATCATACTACGTATTAGAAATAAAGTTTGGCAATCCAATCATAGAAAAGAGAATTAA